A stretch of DNA from Chrysiogenes arsenatis DSM 11915:
GCGTTGTTTTAAAAGGTGCGCTAAAGCTTTGATGACACGATCCCCCATTCCATGTCCATAGGTATCATTCACTTTTTTAAAGTGGTCAATATCGAACATGGCCACAACGAGTGGTTCTTGTGTGCGACGTGAACGCTCCAACTCTGTCACCAGCTGTTCTTTGAAATTGACGTGCTTCAGCAGTCCCGTCATGCTATCGCGTGAAATAAGGTTGTTCAGCTGCCGTGCACGCGCCACACGCGCCGTGACTGCGGCGATAAGATAATTATCAGCTATCGGTTTTGTCAGAAAATCGTCGCCACCATTCAGCATAGCCTTAATGTGCATCTGTAAATCAGTTTCAGCGGAAAGGTAGACAATAGGGACACCAAGCCACTCATCGCGCATACGCAACATGCGGGCTAACTCCGTGCCAGAATATCCTGGCATATGGATATCCATTAAAATCAATTCAGGGCGCAACTCGTCTGCCGCAGCAAAAAGTTCGGTAGGTTCAGTAACGACACCGACTTCCATGCCTGCCCGTTGTAATACCAACTGGTAATGGCAGGCCAAATCGATATCATCATCAACAATCATAACGCGATACGGAGCTACGTCACGTTGATTAAATGTTCTTTCTAAGCGATCAACCAGTTTGGGAATATCGACCGGTTTTTTAAAATATCCCTGCGCCCCGACACGAGCGGCCATGATTTGAGCGCGAAAATCATCACGATTGGAAATAAAAATGAACTCTGACGGTATTTCCCCTTGAAATAACTCGCGCCCATGCGCAAAATAGTCCGCAACATCAGCCGAAAAATCGGTATCAATAACAATTGCTTCGGGAATTTTTCCCTGTTTCAGTTCATTAAGATGTGCCGTGTACGTCAAAAAACTGGCTACCGAATAGCCGAAGTTCACTAATTCCTTTTTGAGATCGTTCGCCGTTTCAACCTGTGTTGCTAACAGATGAATGGTTCTTGTCTCCGACAGCGAAGGGGGAACACAGGCGGGCTTTTCCATTGTTTCTGGTTGGTTGACTGATTTTGCATGTTCGTGGAGTGCCGCAACGCGACTGACAAGATCATCCAGCACAGGCTTATTGACCCCATCTTGTGTGTGCAGCAGGGCTTGTACTTGCGTTTCCAGTTCACGTGCCGCTTGACTGAGCTGGGGAAATCCAAACGTTCCACCTGACCCTGCCAGCTTGTGTAACTTTTGGTGCAGCTCGCTCAAAACTGATTCAATCTCTTGGCTATCCAAAAGAGTGTTTGCTAAGGTATTCAGTGACGCTAATTCGCTGGCGAGTTTAGCCGCATAGCTTTGCTTGAGCGCCACTAATTGCTGCTGTAATTGTTCTTGGTTATCCATTTCCGCGCTCCATATGCCCCCGCCACAATTGGCGTACCGTATCAGCTAATACCATAGCGTCAAATGGTTTTGCGATCACATCAATAGCGCCAAGTGCCTTATAATGGCTTACTTCTGGCGGCTGCACTTTCGCCGTCATGAATATCACGGGGATATCTTTCGTTTCTGGGTCGCAGCGCAAATTTTCCAGTGTAGTCGGGCCATCCATTTCAGGCATCATCACATCAAGCAGAATAAGATCGGGTTGAAAGATTTTTACTATCTCGAGTGCTTTTACCCCATGTTCAGCAACGGATACGGTAAATCCGCCCATCAACTCAAGAGTCATTTTGGCAATCGTTTGAATGTCCGGTTCATCCTCAACCAAAAGAATTTTATTGAGATCAGGCACAAGAACACCTCTTATTATTTCAGGTCGGTTAACGCTTCCGGAACATGCAAATGAAATCCCTGTAAGTAATCAATTCCAAGCTCGCGCGCTGCCCGTTCCACTTCAGCAGAGTGGACAAATTCGGCAACGGTACGTAACCCGAGTTCGCGAGCCAGACGAGTAATAGCGCGCACAATAGCATGAGAGTGTTGATCGCAATCCATGTTTTTAATCAGCGAACCGTCAATTTTTACAATATCGGCCTGCATCCGCAGGATATATTCAAAGTTAGAATAGCCACTTCCAAAATCATCAATAGCGATCAGGCAACCCGCCTCTTTAGCGCGTTGGATAAAAGATTCAACCTCAGGACTTTCGATAAATGATTGACTTTCGACCAATTCAAGAATGATTCGACCCTGGAAAACAGGATCATTAGCATACTGAAAAATCATTTCCACAATCGACTCGTTATTGATGTCATCGAACGTGATATTGATCGAAAACTTCTGCTGATTCTGTCGAAAATATGCAAATAGCTTTTCCATCATTGCGGCTGAAAGTTTCCCGTAGAGTTTCGACCGTTTCGCCTGTTCTAAAAAAACATATGGGGCAATGACAGTTCCATCATTGCTCAAAATCCGCATCAGCGCTTCAATACGATATTCACCACCACTCGCAGTAGCAAATATTTTTTGTCCATACGGAATAATCGCCCCTTTGCGCAATGCCTCTCGCACCATAGCGGTCACTTCAAGTGCACGCTGGAGTTCACTTTGAATTTGCTGATTGTTGTCGTAATCAACGAACGAAAGCGTGTGCAC
This window harbors:
- a CDS encoding diguanylate cyclase → MDNQEQLQQQLVALKQSYAAKLASELASLNTLANTLLDSQEIESVLSELHQKLHKLAGSGGTFGFPQLSQAARELETQVQALLHTQDGVNKPVLDDLVSRVAALHEHAKSVNQPETMEKPACVPPSLSETRTIHLLATQVETANDLKKELVNFGYSVASFLTYTAHLNELKQGKIPEAIVIDTDFSADVADYFAHGRELFQGEIPSEFIFISNRDDFRAQIMAARVGAQGYFKKPVDIPKLVDRLERTFNQRDVAPYRVMIVDDDIDLACHYQLVLQRAGMEVGVVTEPTELFAAADELRPELILMDIHMPGYSGTELARMLRMRDEWLGVPIVYLSAETDLQMHIKAMLNGGDDFLTKPIADNYLIAAVTARVARARQLNNLISRDSMTGLLKHVNFKEQLVTELERSRRTQEPLVVAMFDIDHFKKVNDTYGHGMGDRVIKALAHLLKQRLRKTDIVARYGGEEFAAVLLNCTVEAACDILNDIREKFAAIPFMHDELSFSCTLSSGMATNTEYPDFSILEAADGALYDAKRSGRNKVCVALRKEETV
- a CDS encoding response regulator, with product MPDLNKILLVEDEPDIQTIAKMTLELMGGFTVSVAEHGVKALEIVKIFQPDLILLDVMMPEMDGPTTLENLRCDPETKDIPVIFMTAKVQPPEVSHYKALGAIDVIAKPFDAMVLADTVRQLWRGHMERGNG